Sequence from the Sanguibacter keddieii DSM 10542 genome:
GCATGCACTGTGCCTGTCGATATGAACAGGGCAATAGAAGTGAGATGGGTCACATTTGCCTTGCGATACGCTCAGGCCATGGGTAAGCGGCAGGGAAGTAGCAGCGCGGATGACCTCGAACGCTTGCTCGACGAGGCTTCGGAGCTCGCTGCGACCGTCGACGGCGCGGCACTGTCAGCGGAGGCGGGGCTCGCCGAGGCGCTCCGCGCTCTTCACGCGCTTCGTACCCGCAACGAGCTCGGCCAGCAGCTAGGAGCTGACCTCGCGGCCGCGCAGATGGCGCTACACCCGGGCCGGGCGCAGCTCGACGCGGAGCAGGCCCGCGCCCTTGCGATGCTTCAGCAGGTCGGGCGGGCACGAGACCTGGCGTCTGGTGGCGTCACCGTGATGGTGCAAGCGATCGCGCGCGAGCACGGAACCAGCGCCGCCCTCCAAGGCGAGGTCGCGAGGGTCGCGCACTCGTCCGTCCTGAGGTGGATCAAGGACGCGAACGAGGCATAGCAGAGGTTCGCGACGATCGTGGACAGATGTTGCATGTCATGGTAAGGTGTGTTAAGAAGCACTCAACCACTCAGGGGACACGTCATGGCGGCTCGTCGCAGCAACACAGCAGCAGCGCTCGTTGGCGCGCTCGCTCTCGCCCTCATCACGGGGTGCAGTTCTAACTCCCCTGCTGAGCCTGCACCCTCCGCGACCGCAGTTGAGACGACGGTCCCCGCAGCTCCCGTTGCAGCCGAGTCGGCGGAGGCGACCCCTGCGCCGGCTGAGACCACCGAGGCACCTGTCGAGCCTGCTGCCCCTGAGGTCGACGAGTTCTCGCAGGTCGTCGACGGTGTCGTCTACCAGGGCACCGAGAAGGCCCCGGTCCGCATCGGCGAGGACACCCCCGGCCAGGCTCCGGCGGTCGAGCCGGAGATCACGGTCGAGAACTGGGACACCCGAACCCAGGAGGCCGACAAGTACCTGGCGTACGTGGCCCCGATCGACGGTGGCTACTACTACAAGATCTTCGGCCTCTCGCGCCACGGGAGCTTCCGAGAGCTCGACAACAAGGACTACGGCAACAGGACGCTGCCGACGCTCGAAGAAGTTCTCGCAGCACCGATGCTCGTCGACGGCCGGGTTCTCGACCGCTCCGAGTACGTGCTCTGGGTCGTGTAGCGCCCGCCCCACCGACCTCCCCTGTGGGCTCGCCAGTCAGGGGAGGTCGGTCTGCGTTCATCCGCCTACAAGCGGTCCCATCGGCCCCGATTCGCCGCTCGTCCGCGTGTACGCGCTGGCCCCGGAGCCCACCGAGTAGACACCTGCGCCTTCGACCATCCCAGCCGGACGCCCCGGGGCTTCGCCCGCTGCCGTCACGAGCCACCGCAGTTCGCAGGTAGCGACCGAGGCGCGACGAACCTGCCAGGTCCTAGGCGAAGCAGGGGTGATGTAGGTACCGGGGTAGGGACACCCCGCCGGAGCGCTGCCACCCCAAGGGGTTGGGTACGGGTCAGTGACGGTCACGGAGCCACAGGAGACCCAGCCACTCGCCGAGCTGTTGTACCCATCGCTGACGGTCGACCGAGCTGCCCCGCCGTAGGACCCCGGACCGAGCCCGGTGCGCACCCGTGCAGGGCTGTACTCGTAGCCGCCACTGCCGCCCCACGCGCTAATCGTCGCCGAGCCGGGAGAGTCCCCGCCGCCGGTCATCGAGCAAGACGGCGGCGCCGCGACGAGCCGGAGGGTCCGCGCCGACGCCCTGGTGGTGACCCGGTTCCACCCGTCCGATGCGACGCCCTGGAAGTCGTGCCATGAGTCGTCGGACAGCTGATTCCATGTCGACCCTGAGAGCAGCTCGCGACCGTCCGGCCCGACGACCGCGCAACCCGCTGCCGAGCCGCAGTCGGCCCACGCCCTCGCGCTCCTGGTGGTGATCGAGTCGAAGGCCACCCGGGGTGGCAGGAACTCAAGGGTCCGGATCACGTCTTGGTAGGAGACATGGTTGAACCCGTCCGTCAGGCGAGCGGTCAGCGTGTAGCCCGTGTTGTGAGTCAGCCCGGGGTGACCGTCACCGAAGGTGTGCAGCTGCCCGCCGCCCAGGCTCGGCTGAGTCTGGTGCCCCTCGACCGTCAGGCTGGCTGAGCTGCCGTTCAAGTTGTGCAGGCGGGCGGATACCGACCTCGTGGTCGCCGACCCGTCCGAGAGCCACACGCTCAGGCGGTCGGTCGTGATGGTCGCGCTGTCCGAGACGTTGTTGTACCCGTCGGTGAGGTCCCCCGTCAGGGTGTAGCTCGTGTTGTGCGGCAGCGGCCGGAAGATGTGCGCCTGCCCGCCGCCGTAGCTGCCCTGCGTTTCAGCGCCGACGACACCTGTGATGCCACTGCGTGTGACGCTCGCGCTGCTCCCACCCTCAGTGTTCAGCCGGGCACTGACCGAGAGGGTGGTCTTCGACCCGTCCGAGAGCCACACGCGCAGACGGTCGGTCGTGATGGAGTCGGTCGCACCCCACGCCGAGGTGCCGCCGCCGGAGACACCCGTCGGAGGGATGTTGGTCGAGCGCGAGCGCCAAGCGTTCGACGAGGAGTGCGTGAGCTGGTCGTACACGGCCCGGCGGTTCGCGTCAGCGTCCCTCACACCCCGCATCGCCGGGGACCCGGCGGTCGTGGTCATGCCGATCTCCCACGCCGTCGCAGACGGGCTCGTGGCAGCACGGACAGTCGCCTGTCGGGTCGTCAAGCCTGAGAGAGCGATCGTCGGAGAGTCGGGGACAGCCGGACGCTGAAGGATCCGAGCCTCAGCAGCCCACGCGCTCGCACCGGAGCCGTTCACCGTGCGCGTGCGGTAGCCGTACGTGATGTCAGGCTCGGTCCCAGCATCCGTGCGCACGGTGGTCGTGCGCGGCGTCTCAGCCGCCCACACGGCCTCCCAGGCGGACCCACGACGCTCGGCCGCCCAGCCCCGATCCCTGTGGCCCTGTCCGTCGGTAGCAACCTCGGGACCGCCTCCAACCCACGGCGCCGGAGTCCATGCGACGGTCGACCGGTAGTCGGTCGCAGACGACCTGGACGAGAGGTCGAGAACCGCCCGCTCGGGACGCGCAGGTGCAGTGAAGGCACCTGAGAGAGGGGAAGCCGCCCGGGGCGCCGTGCGGGTCGTCGACGTCGTGCCGCTGTAGGCGCGAGCGAGTGCCTCTCCGATCGGGAGGGAGCCGGTCTGAGAAGAGGTCGTCGCCAAGCGCTCCCACCGGTTCACCGGCACGACCGAATAGGTGTGCGCGTGCCCCGCAGCGAGAGGATCCGTCCACGTCCAGCGGACGGCATCGCCCGTGCCCGACCGCTTCGCAGAGCCCTTGATGTCGTCCGAGGTCCGGTACAGGATCGGCGCGGGGGACCCCGTCTCCGACCGGTAGATGTCGTAGCCCGTGGCCCCGCGAGGCGCAGTCCAGGACAGCTCGATCGTGCTCGGTGCGCCGGTCGTCGTGAGGGTCGACGAGGGCGACGGGCGCAGCCCCGTCGCCTTCTGATTCGATGACGGGCCGTAGCCATCGGGCACTGTCGCCCGGACGACGTAGAGGCCGGTGTAGCCGCGTGGAAGCGTGCGGTCTGTGTAGGTCATCGTGCCCGGCGCCGGGGTGGCCGTCCTGAGGTACGCGATCTGCTCCCAGCCGGTCGACGATGAGGAGGCGTCAGAACCCTCGGGGTATGAGGTGCGGTACACCGCCCATCCCTGTGTGAGCTCAGGCGTAGCGTCAGTCCAGGAGAGGATGGGCGCAGACACGCCCTCGATACCGCTGGCGTTGGTGGTGACCGAGAGGAACGCGGCGAGCGGCGTCTGGGTCGCACCTCCGCCGTCCGTGGAAGCACCACGTCCAGTGAAGGCGGCACCGGACTCCAGCCGGAGCACGGCAGTCGTGTCCGTCGGGGTCGCGGACATGGTCCAACCGACCCGATTTACCACGCCAGGCGAGACGGGGGCGGGCAGCTCGGAGTCGACGCTCGCGGCCGAGTAGTAGGTGAACGTGAACGACTTCAGATTCCCCTTGATGGCGACGACCTTCCGCTCGGTCGAGCCGCCGGTGCACGACGGGGCGTCGTAGAAGGTTGTGGTGCTGACCAGACGGTCGCCGTCGACCTGCCAGTCCCTGGTCTGGCACCGCCCATCGCGCACGACCTGGACGGCGAGATGACGGGGCTCGGACGTGACGATCTTCGTGCCGTCGTTGACATCGCGGATCAGCTGAATCGAGCTGTTCGTCATCGAGCTCCAGAGCTCGGCGCGGGTCTGCGTGGACGCCGCGACCCTGAAGGTCTGCGAGAGAAGCGAAACGCCGATCGCGATGACCACGGTTGAGATGATCATCGCGACCAGGAGCTCCGGGAGGGTCATTCCAGAGTCGGGCTTGGCCTGAGTGGGGTACTTTCTGCGGATTGTCATGACACGAACAGGTTCGCATGCCACCTGAAGTGGACACCCCGGGCACAGTAGAACCCCCGCACCGGGAGGAGCCGGTACGGGGGTTCTCTGGGGTCGTCAGGCGGCAGCCGCCAGCCTCTTGGCCGTCGATGCGGGGATCCCGGTTTCGACGCTGATCTGAGAGAACGAGCGACCGGCAGCTCTGAGCTCCAACACTCGTTCGCGTCGGGCCTCGCGGTCCCCTTCGGCTGCGACGGGAACACCCTCAGCGGGCGTCCGGACGGCCCTCAGCGGGGCCGGGGCGGCAACATCGGACTCCCGAGAGACGGGCCGCTTCCGGGCCGCTACAGGGGCAGGAGCAGGCTTGCTGGCGGGCTTCGTGCGGCCCTTTCGAACGGGCTTCGGGGCCTCGACCAAGAGGTCCGTCAAAAAGTGTGAATTCAGTGCCACGAGCAGCGGCAGGACCCCGACGACCGCAGCTCCGGCGACCCGCATGGGCGAGACGGATCCGGCAACATCGAGCGCGTGCACGACCTGGATAGTCGCGCTCCCCGCTACGAGGAGGACGGTCGCAGCCCAGGGCAGTCGAGCACTCTCAGACCGAGAGCGACGGACCACGATCACGAGCGAGTAGACGATGAGCGCACCGTCGATCGCCACCGCCAGAAGGGGGCGTAGCCACGGATGTAGCCCCGCCGCCGCCCCGGCAGCCAGGATCGCTGGTACGCCCGCGAGCAGGGCACTGACACCAAGAGCGATCACCAGGGCTACGACGACCTGCGCCACCCGGGGCTGTCGGGCCTGATGCGCGCCGATCGCTCGGTTGCTGAGGGGGTTGCTGTCGGGGTCGTCTCGGTCTCGGTCATGCTGTCTCCTCCAAGGGTGCGGGTCTACTACCTACCGTCTAGTACCTACTACATGGTAGCACCCCACTGCGAACGGGGAACCGAAGGCCGTAGGCTGTTCGAACGTGCGTTCGAAAGGAGAGCCATGGAGGACGAGTTCGTCACGGGCACGGGCCGTCGCTACGGCAGCCTGATCCGCCCGGTCACTCCGACCCCGTTGCGCTGGCGGATGATCGTGCCGCGTGCCGCCATCGCCGAGTCGCGGTGCTTCGACGGCGCGACCCGGGTGCTCGACATCGACGTCGTGGCCACGGCGCTGAGGGACCGGATGCTGCTCATCCAGCAGCCTGATGACGGCAGCGGCTGGGGAGCCCCCTGGTTCGCCTGGCTGCCCGTCGAGCGGGTGCAGCTGAAGCCGTAGCAACTGGGCGGGTGAAAGGAGGTAGGAATCGGCCATCCATCCGCTTCGGCTCGCTAGGGTCCTTTCATGGTGAACACCCTGAACCCCAACGACCCGATCGCCGATTTCACAGCAGACGTCCAAGCCGTGAAGCAGCGACACGAGAACATCCAGATCGCACTTAAGGCAGCGAACGCATCTGGCGCTGACAAGAAGGGCGCGACGGCTGATTACATCTTCCGCGTCGGTGGCGAATTCGAGCTCTTCCAGCACCGGTGGCACATCGCTGCGATCTCCAAGAAGCCCAGCAAGTTCGTAGCTTCGCTGAACCAGACTCTCGCGACGAAGGTTCAAGCACTGCCTGGTCACGGCATCATCTCCGCACTTGGATCCCTCTCTCTGGCTTATCCGGCCTGGCTCACCGCCGAGCAGATCGAGACCCTGTTGGACGAGTCGGAGCGCAACGTGACCTTCAAAGACGTGGCTGAGTGGAAGAAGGCCGCGAGCAAGCAGCTCGACTCGCCCTTCGACAGTAAGGTCGCTCAGATCGCCCAGTCACTCGAAGACACGTGGGCGTTGAACCTGCTCAAGAGCACTCGGAATGTGATCGCGCACAGCAGCAAGAGCAGTCTGAAGGACCTGAACACACGGCTCGCGCCTCACAGCCCCACGAACCCGGATGGCATCACGGGTAGCGCCAACGCCAAGCTGAGCCGTGGTGTAACGAACGGCGTCCCGAAGAAGGTCGGCGACGTGTCCGTCTACCTTCACGCCGTTCAGGGTGGAGAACGTCGAGCGGACGTTCTGGCGGACCGGGTGGTAGCCATCGTGAACAAGCTCCAGTACCCCTGAGCAGACCCGGCCAGCACCGTGGCGGCACCGACACCGGTTGCCGCTACGGTGACCTTATGCCGAAGCCGCATCTCGCATGGTTGCCCGACCATCACCTCCCCGTGGCGTCGACGCTCGCACACGCCGAGGAGCTCATCGACCACCTCAACGTCGCAGTGTTGCGGTACGGCGACACTGAGGGTGACGACGGCCCGCTCCACCTCGTGGAGGTACCGGTCCACGGTGGGTCCGAGACGCGGATCGCCGCCATCCGGCCGGTCCCGCGCGCGATCGCCCTCTACGCGGCTGACGCCATGACGACCCTGCGTGCCGCGATCGAACACACGATCTACGCCGAGGTCGAGTATCAGCTCGGCCGGGCCATGAGGGACAAGGAGCCGGGGAGCATCTCGATGCCCGCCTCGACGACGCCCGAGGACTTCGCCATCTGGGAGCAGAAGGGCTCCAAGCGGATGCCCGCGCCCTTGCTCTACGGGTCGCCGCTGTACCGCCGCATCGAGGAGCTTCAGCCGTACAGGCTACGCAACACCCCTCAGACCCATCCGCTGTACCTGCTTGTCTCGCACACGAATCTATCCAAGCACAGGACGCCTGCGGTTGCCGCCGCGCGTGTAGCCCGCATCATCCCTGACACTCCGACGGACGCGGTCGCCTTCATGCCGCTGAGCGAAGGCCCATCGCGGGTGGGGGACGTCCTCGCACGAACCGACGCGGGGACGCAGGTCCCCGTCTCGATCTACGCCACCCTGGCTCTCCAGAGACCCGGTACCGATGAGTGGCCCGTGCTGGTGCACGAGATCGGAGCGCTCGCCACGTGGGTTCGTACGGTCGCCATCCCCGTGCTCGTGACCGGCTCTACTCAGCCCGAGCTTCTGCCCTCCACCTACAGCACATCAGTCGGGTACGGCAGCAACGACGATGAGCGCGAGGCGCTGAGAGCGGGTACCTACCTCACGGCGCGGGAGCGCGCCAACCTCGCGGTCGAGACGCGCATGGCCAGGACGTCGCTGGTCGGCATGATCTCCGAGCCCGCGACCAGCCCTCCCCTTTCGGTCCTGACTGCATGGGCAGAGTCGCTCACCGATCAGCAGGCCCTCGATCGCGCGCGAGCCATCCGGCAGTTCATCCTGACGCACGGGTACGACGACGGGATCGTCGACCTGGTCGGAGCCTTCCACGCCGAGGCGCTGGAGCATGCGCGGAAGTCCGGCAGTGATGCCCAGGCGGATGTTGTGGTGGATCAGCCGGCTGAGGTGGACCAGGTGGATGAAGAGGTAGGTAAGTAGGAGAGGTGAATCAGGAGGGACGAAGTCCTCCCCTGATTCACCGAACCCGAACCCCACCGACCCCGACAGGTCCACCCGCCCTGCCCTAGCCCCGGCGCCACCCCTGCTGTGCTGACCCGACACCCGCACCGGCGTCCGCACCGTGACCGTTGCGCCCCCTGCCTACCGGTGCCTGGTCACGCAGCCTCTGCCACCCGCCGCTGGTCGTCGACAGGTACAGCCGCGCTCTCGCTCCCCTGCTGCCGTGGACGCGCGCTGGCACCGTCGACGGCCCAGCCCTGCACCGATGTTCTCGCCCTGCCTCTCGCTGGCCGCAGCAGAGCTGCCTGCCGTGCGTGCGCTGCCGCCCTACCCGTGCACGCCGTCAGAGCTCTTCACCCACGCTGGTCGTCTGCGGGGACCTCGCGGTCGCGACGAACACGCGCTCCCCACGGCCCTGCTCTTCCTCTCACCTATTTGCAACTTACGGGGCTTTGCCCCTCAGTTGCATGGTGATAGTAAGATTAGAGCATGAACGCACCTTTCGCACCCGCTGTCCTCGACGTCCAAGTTCGCGCCCTTCTGCGTGCTCGCTCATCGGCATCGTCCACCTCACAGGTCTTGGCTGCCCTCGCGTGGGGACTCGACCCCAGCAGGTCCGTGCCGCCCCGGTTCCTGCGCGCGTCCCTGCGCCGTGTCGCGGAGCTCGGTGCTCCTGTCGAGAACATCGCCGTGTGGCGGGGGCTGGTGTCCAAGGCTCGGAGACATGTCTCCGAGTCCGGTACGGACTCGGCACGAGAACGGGATGCACTGCGGGTTGCCCGTTGCTTGATCGGACGTCTCGCCGTCGAGCCCGTTGGTGCTCGTGCCGTGGCAGCGCAGAATGCCAAGCTCGTGGCCGGATGGATCGGGGGCCAGGTGCTCCAGCAACTACACAGCGGGAACGGATGGCTAGGGGTGGCGGTGTCCTACGACGAGCTCGGCGCCCGGCTCGGACTCTCGGACAAGGGCGCGAGCCGGGCCATCCAGACGGCCATCGAGCGCAGGTACCTGGTTCGGCTCTCCGGCGGTCGTGGAACGCCGGGCCGGTACCGACTGCCGTCGACCATCCCGGCAGCTCTCTCGGACCAGACCGACGGTCCGCTGTATGAGTCCGTCGAGGCACTGGCCCAGACCCTTGACGGTGGCGGCGAGGATGCGCTGGCAGTCCTCATCCGGTCCGCCGAGCACCCGGCGTGGTCCATCCTCGGCTCAGGGCGGGCCTGGGGTATCGCTGTAGCCCAGGCTGCGGGCCAGGACCCCGAGGTCGTCGTTGGGTCGGCCCAGAGGACGGTGAGGTCCACCCTGAAGACCCTGGGCCAGGCCCGGCTGGACCACCAGACCTGGACCGGCGACTCGGTCCGGGAGGCGCTGGACCGGGTCGCAGCCCAGCCCGACGAGCTGACCGGCCTGGCACCTCGGGCCATGCGCGCCGCCGCCATCGCGGACCAGCGGGCCAGGGCCTCAGCCCGGGCTGAGGAGGTCCGCGTGTTCGCGGCGGTCCGAGAGGGCGAGAGGGCGGCTGCACGTGCAGAGAAGGGCATCGTGGCTCAGGAGCCGGCTCAGGCCCCTGTCGAGCCCGTGGCTCACGCAGCGAGTGGCGAGCTGAGGGTGCCCCTGCCCTCGGACTTCGACCCTGCGACCGACGGCGCGGCCTTCAAGGCGGTGTGGTCCGGCCGGTACGAGGTCGTCGGCGTCCGACTCGGCCAAGGCCACGCGGTGCTCCGCCCGGTCGCCCAGGCGGCGTGAGGTGAGGACCCCACAACCTCAGTGGCGAGTCCAAGCTTCGTAGTTGACCTCGTTCAGCTCACGAAGCAAAGGGCCGTCCTCCGGCCGGAAGTTGGCGCTCTGCCGCCCTTCTTCCCCTGTGAGGTATTGCACCTTCACGTCCCGGTGGAGAGGCTCATCATCAGCGGTCGAGCCCGCATGCTTCAGATCGCAGATCTGACCGTCGGCCGCCTGGAAACTACGCCACTTGTTTGCCCGCGCCATCAGTCGAACTCATTCCAGTGGATGTTCTCCAGCGCTTCATCAGGGGTTGACGCCGGATTGCCTGTGCTCTCGATCTCCACTCCTCGGCCGGGAGTCACCTCCGCTCGCGCCATGTAACGGAAGATCTCACCCGGCCCCCTGTCCATGAGCGTCACTGCCAGTTCCAACGAGCCTCGGTACACCAGGAACTTCTGCTCACTCCAGACTTCGTTGGCTCCGCTGGCCTGCTCGACAAGTGCGATGTAGTTCGTCATTCTTCGAACCTAGCCCGTTCGCGTTCCGGGGGCGAGACTCTGGTGGAAGTTCACCTCTGCAACGATGCCGATCGAGATCGTTGGCCACAGAGGCATCGATGCCAGTGCGCGCTTCCTAGTGCCGCCATCCAATACGCTGGCGCCATGCCCACGAGCCCTCTCCAGCCCGGCGAAAGCACCGACCCCGTCGTTGTGACTGCACCCCCTGAACTGCGTGGTCATGGCGCGGTCATGGCGACGCTGTCGTACCGTCCCCTGGACGGTGGCGAAGTGCAACAGCTCGTGGGGTACGCCAGTACTGAGGACTACGCGGTCGCCGAGGTGCACCAGGCGCTAGATGCTGCACTCGGGCGGGTGCAGACAACGGCACCTGATACCCCTGCCGTGCGCAAGTTCATCGACGCAGCTAGTCACATGCGGGATCTGCGTGACGCGCTCGGTGCTCTAGAGGCGGCTGAGGCCGCATCCGACCAAACGGTAGCGAAGAAGCTCCGCGTCTACGCGGTCGTCGCGTACGGACGCACCTACGGTTCGCACGCTAGGTCGGACCTCGCGAAGTTCGTCGACCTCTCACCCGACGACGCTTCGTTGACGGTCCGGCTGAACACGACACGGAACAAGTTCGCGGCGCACTCAGAGAACAGCATGACTGTTACTCACGCCATGCTCGACCTTCAGCGGCACCCAGACGGCACGACCACGGTCGAACAGGTCAGAGGCATGACAATGTCAACTGCCATGCCTCTCGAATTCCTGGCCGAGTTCGCCGCCATGCTGGAGAGGCTCATCGAGCAACTCACCACCTCGCTTCGAACTATGCAGGCATTCGTCAGTCGATCACTCACGGATGCGCAGATCACCGAAGCTTTCGAGAATCCAAAACCGCTACAGCTTGTGGCTGCGCCAGTCTCGGAATGGGAGCCGTCCGGACGGCGCCCGGCCTACCCCGCCTCACACCTCACGCGGGTGCTCTTGACGGACCATGCAGACGTGGAGGTCTCGATCACGCCCTAGGCCTCCCCATCGCACAGTCGGCGGTCACTTGACGCAGGTGACCGACTCTGCGTCTGGCTCTAGCGGGTACGCGCCCTCCTGAACACGCTTGTTGACTGCCGTCGCGACCGGGCGCCGCACCTCGATGTCGTCACTCCGGTAGGCCCTGAATATGTCGTGCACGACATCGACGGCTTCCGTGAGGCCGGTCTCCACAGCCATTCTCTTGACTTCCCGAAGTACGGGTATCCATTGTGGATGGTCAGCAAGAAGGTAAACCCCGGCGAGCGACGCCACGTAGAGAAGGTCCGAGGAACGGAGCATCGACTCCTTGCCGTTGCGCGCCGCCAGTCGCAACTTCAGCAGCGCGATCAGCCACAGCCCCTGATCTTCGTCCCGCCTCTCTCCGGCCTCTAGGTACGCCTCAACTTCGGAAAGCGCGATCTCGAATGCGGTAGTAGCGCCTTCAACTTGGACCGTCACGCTTCGCAACTTCGGATCAGACCCCATCGCAAGCGCGTACGCGAGGTTGGCGCGATTCGCCGACCGATCAGCGATCACGAATCTCCACACTCCCCCGTTGTCCTCAGAGTCGAGCAAACCGCACGGCTGCTGCTCGATCCACTGTCGGGCGAACCGGAAGCTCCCTTGCTGAGCGACTGAACCAGGTACGTCGGGGATCTCGATCCCGGCGCCAGTGAGAGACGTTGACAGTGCCCAGGAGGTGGCGGCCAGGGCCTCCAGCAGAGCGAACATGTCGTTAGCCAGCTCACCCCAGGTCATGGAACCAGACCAAGATCGCAGGTTGAAGTGAATGACTTCGCCGTCGACCTCGAATGCCCCACCGTGCTGCGCGGCATGCCGAAGGTGAGGTTTCACATCTCGGAACAGGGCCTCGGTGGCCTCGGAATCACTCAGTCGACGCAGTAGCTGAGTAGCGTCGTTGTCACGGACGAGTTTTTCGTACTGCTGCGACTTGAGACCTGCAAGCAGCGCGAACCACGCGAACAAGGCTCCGCCGACCCCCTCCAGCGTCTCTCCGTAGAACAAGACGACTCGACGGATGACGGCCTCGTCCGAGGGCCCCGAGTGCAACACTGCTTCGAACGCACTGAAGCCCTCATACACCGCCCTCAGGCTGGCAGCGAGAGAGGGAAGCGCCCCGGGCATGGCCGCGACTGTCGCCAGGTGT
This genomic interval carries:
- a CDS encoding prepilin-type N-terminal cleavage/methylation domain-containing protein; translation: MTIRRKYPTQAKPDSGMTLPELLVAMIISTVVIAIGVSLLSQTFRVAASTQTRAELWSSMTNSSIQLIRDVNDGTKIVTSEPRHLAVQVVRDGRCQTRDWQVDGDRLVSTTTFYDAPSCTGGSTERKVVAIKGNLKSFTFTYYSAASVDSELPAPVSPGVVNRVGWTMSATPTDTTAVLRLESGAAFTGRGASTDGGGATQTPLAAFLSVTTNASGIEGVSAPILSWTDATPELTQGWAVYRTSYPEGSDASSSSTGWEQIAYLRTATPAPGTMTYTDRTLPRGYTGLYVVRATVPDGYGPSSNQKATGLRPSPSSTLTTTGAPSTIELSWTAPRGATGYDIYRSETGSPAPILYRTSDDIKGSAKRSGTGDAVRWTWTDPLAAGHAHTYSVVPVNRWERLATTSSQTGSLPIGEALARAYSGTTSTTRTAPRAASPLSGAFTAPARPERAVLDLSSRSSATDYRSTVAWTPAPWVGGGPEVATDGQGHRDRGWAAERRGSAWEAVWAAETPRTTTVRTDAGTEPDITYGYRTRTVNGSGASAWAAEARILQRPAVPDSPTIALSGLTTRQATVRAATSPSATAWEIGMTTTAGSPAMRGVRDADANRRAVYDQLTHSSSNAWRSRSTNIPPTGVSGGGTSAWGATDSITTDRLRVWLSDGSKTTLSVSARLNTEGGSSASVTRSGITGVVGAETQGSYGGGQAHIFRPLPHNTSYTLTGDLTDGYNNVSDSATITTDRLSVWLSDGSATTRSVSARLHNLNGSSASLTVEGHQTQPSLGGGQLHTFGDGHPGLTHNTGYTLTARLTDGFNHVSYQDVIRTLEFLPPRVAFDSITTRSARAWADCGSAAGCAVVGPDGRELLSGSTWNQLSDDSWHDFQGVASDGWNRVTTRASARTLRLVAAPPSCSMTGGGDSPGSATISAWGGSGGYEYSPARVRTGLGPGSYGGAARSTVSDGYNSSASGWVSCGSVTVTDPYPTPWGGSAPAGCPYPGTYITPASPRTWQVRRASVATCELRWLVTAAGEAPGRPAGMVEGAGVYSVGSGASAYTRTSGESGPMGPLVGG